Proteins from one Ramlibacter sp. PS4R-6 genomic window:
- a CDS encoding DUF6311 domain-containing protein — MTLQRRSGFPAAFAAAAGILFAAWLYGAAVIDPRSSGWLLLGGDSAQHYIGFVYFLNQPWHWPPGLILQFGDPTSVVFTDSIPLLAFPAKALGLAGRWQYFGLWIVACHALAGWFGARLLQRFGCGNAAASIGALFFVISPTILLRAYGHESLMGQFLVIAALERALRPQWRARGWLLLAVVALVVHAYLATMVLVLGAAAAVAAWVNGTERVGKLALEGVVALVVMAAVAWPAGYLVGAGDFVALGYGHFSANLLTWVDPMDWAGFNRFWGREVPYAREWSRFLPAQQQATVGQYEGFAYLGAGMLGLAALAIVAALRKRNEPVLANVRWVVAACVAMVLLAVSTRVTFGGATLLHLPLPPELEGKLGAFRAGGRFVWPLTFLVMAWAVARVASLRGGVALLVLAVIVQCADLSGKAHEFRKRFRQPSAEPAVAEYAAAWRALLAKCPRVEMVSAKHPGEGWAGPAIAAGESGALFTPAPTVRYSQQLERERVAHVEALFQGGLWRRDTIYLLAPPLPAAVTLESLDKALPAGMRRLRVGPSDVLFDTRCAGA; from the coding sequence GTGACGCTCCAGCGCCGCAGCGGCTTTCCCGCGGCCTTCGCCGCTGCCGCCGGGATCCTGTTCGCGGCCTGGCTCTACGGCGCCGCGGTGATCGACCCGCGCTCGTCGGGCTGGCTGCTGCTGGGCGGGGACTCGGCGCAGCACTACATCGGGTTCGTCTACTTCCTCAACCAGCCGTGGCACTGGCCGCCGGGGCTGATCCTGCAGTTCGGCGACCCGACCTCGGTCGTCTTCACCGACTCGATCCCGCTGCTGGCGTTCCCCGCCAAGGCGCTGGGGCTCGCGGGCCGCTGGCAGTACTTCGGCTTGTGGATCGTCGCGTGCCACGCGCTCGCGGGCTGGTTCGGCGCGCGGCTGCTGCAGCGCTTCGGCTGCGGCAACGCGGCCGCGTCGATCGGCGCGCTGTTCTTCGTCATCTCGCCGACGATCCTGCTGCGCGCCTACGGGCACGAGTCGCTGATGGGGCAGTTCCTCGTGATCGCGGCGCTGGAGCGCGCGCTGCGGCCGCAGTGGCGCGCGCGCGGCTGGCTGCTGCTGGCCGTCGTTGCGTTGGTGGTGCATGCGTACCTGGCGACCATGGTCCTCGTGCTGGGGGCGGCGGCCGCCGTTGCCGCATGGGTGAACGGCACGGAACGCGTGGGCAAGCTGGCGCTGGAGGGCGTCGTCGCGCTGGTGGTGATGGCCGCGGTCGCCTGGCCGGCGGGGTACCTCGTGGGCGCCGGCGACTTCGTGGCCCTGGGCTACGGGCACTTCTCGGCCAACCTGCTGACGTGGGTCGACCCGATGGACTGGGCGGGCTTCAACCGCTTCTGGGGCCGCGAGGTGCCGTACGCGCGCGAGTGGTCGCGCTTCCTGCCCGCGCAGCAGCAGGCGACGGTGGGGCAGTACGAAGGCTTCGCCTACCTCGGTGCCGGGATGCTGGGCCTGGCTGCGCTCGCGATCGTCGCCGCGCTGCGCAAGCGCAACGAACCCGTCCTTGCCAATGTGCGATGGGTGGTCGCAGCCTGCGTGGCGATGGTGCTGCTGGCGGTCTCCACGCGCGTGACGTTCGGCGGCGCGACGCTGTTGCACCTGCCGCTGCCGCCGGAACTCGAAGGCAAGCTCGGCGCCTTCCGCGCCGGCGGCCGCTTCGTGTGGCCGCTGACCTTCCTGGTCATGGCGTGGGCGGTCGCGCGCGTGGCCTCGCTGCGTGGCGGCGTGGCGCTGCTGGTGCTTGCCGTGATCGTTCAGTGCGCGGACTTGTCGGGCAAGGCCCACGAGTTCCGCAAGCGCTTTCGCCAGCCGTCGGCCGAGCCAGCCGTGGCCGAGTACGCGGCGGCCTGGCGCGCGCTGCTGGCGAAATGCCCGCGCGTGGAGATGGTGTCGGCGAAACATCCGGGCGAAGGCTGGGCCGGCCCGGCCATTGCCGCGGGCGAGTCGGGCGCGCTTTTCACGCCCGCGCCGACCGTACGCTATTCGCAGCAGCTGGAGCGCGAGCGGGTCGCGCACGTGGAGGCCCTGTTCCAAGGCGGTTTGTGGCGCCGCGACACGATCTACCTGCTGGCGCCGCCGCTGCCCGCCGCGGTGACGCTGGAGAGCCTGGACAAGGCCCTGCCCGCCGGCATGCGGCGCCTGCGAGTGGGGCCTTCCGACGTGCTGTTCGACACGCGCTGCGCGGGGGCGTGA
- a CDS encoding acyltransferase family protein, which translates to MGSLRLVLATLVLLSHAGVRLHGLNPGVVAVVVFYLISGYVMAGLIHKHYDSPGGIPGFYADRALRIFPQYLFYMLAALAWHLATGTQTLFLTRTPTAQDLFNNFTVIPLNFFMFNGADGYSLVPPAWSLGAELQFYLLAPVMLLWPRIGLVLAAISVGVQVMAMHGVLNTDWYGYRLLAGVLWFFAAGMLMFHLKPRAGAILAVLAPVLAAAAWLYLRARHLDGLTYNTEVLIGWGAGIPLVWLLGRRRSGKFDRLAGDVSYGMFLNHFLLIWLLFPASGLGAAQLAALAVCSFALSWATQRALERPVLAWRRRLRARTDGTSVT; encoded by the coding sequence ATGGGCAGCCTGCGCCTCGTCCTCGCGACCCTCGTGCTGCTGAGCCACGCCGGCGTGCGCCTGCACGGACTGAACCCGGGTGTCGTCGCGGTCGTGGTCTTCTACCTGATCTCGGGCTACGTCATGGCCGGCCTGATCCACAAGCATTACGACTCGCCGGGTGGCATCCCGGGCTTCTACGCGGACCGGGCGTTGCGCATCTTCCCGCAGTACCTGTTCTACATGCTGGCGGCGCTGGCCTGGCACCTGGCGACGGGCACCCAGACGCTGTTCCTGACGCGCACGCCCACCGCGCAAGACCTGTTCAACAACTTCACCGTCATCCCGCTGAACTTCTTCATGTTCAATGGCGCGGACGGCTACTCGCTGGTGCCGCCGGCCTGGTCGCTCGGCGCGGAACTGCAGTTCTACCTGCTGGCGCCGGTGATGCTGCTGTGGCCGCGCATCGGGTTGGTCCTTGCCGCCATTTCCGTGGGGGTGCAGGTAATGGCCATGCACGGTGTCCTGAACACCGACTGGTACGGCTACCGGCTGCTCGCCGGCGTGCTGTGGTTCTTCGCGGCCGGCATGCTGATGTTCCACCTCAAGCCCCGCGCGGGGGCGATCCTCGCCGTGCTGGCGCCGGTGCTGGCGGCCGCGGCCTGGCTCTACCTGCGCGCACGGCACCTCGATGGGCTCACCTACAACACGGAAGTGCTGATCGGGTGGGGCGCCGGCATCCCGCTCGTCTGGTTGTTGGGGCGGCGGCGCAGCGGCAAGTTCGACCGGCTGGCCGGCGATGTCTCGTACGGCATGTTCCTCAACCACTTCCTGCTGATCTGGCTGCTGTTCCCCGCGTCCGGGCTCGGGGCGGCGCAGCTGGCCGCGCTGGCCGTGTGCAGCTTCGCGCTGTCCTGGGCGACGCAAAGGGCGCTCGAGCGGCCGGTGCTGGCCTGGCGCCGGCGCCTGCGGGCCCGCACCGATGGCACAAGTGTGACCTGA
- a CDS encoding FecR family protein: protein MTKGKLRATVIAAGMLAALCFGGAAVAQQAPAGTVVFVSGPVELVSADGSRKVVQAGAAIRAGEQVATGADGYAHVRMIDNAFVAVRPQSRLAVETYEYDATNPSASRIKLQLFEGNARTVSGKGGEAAKHNYRFNTPMAAIGLRGTDYTVLSSDSATRVSVARGAVAVTPLGGGCQADALGPCATGNTRELSASTQHAYLEVSAQNRVPVLVKPEQDPQGGSNQNPQGRPEEPRADNRQDLKSKDAASQVAADKIALALSTPPEVVTPPPPPPPAQFVWGRWSTYAKGEGSPAITALLDGKREIVYSNEVFGLLRNDPIPRDIPSQGAFAFQLAGGEAYSVSQGVATPAQVNSGTFGLDFSKRTFETTLSVQHAQGTEQLSAKGNVQFQGLFVADPARSNMNLAGAVSGDGTQAAYLFDKLLASGSLLGVVRWVR, encoded by the coding sequence ATGACAAAAGGGAAATTGAGAGCGACGGTGATTGCTGCCGGCATGCTGGCTGCCTTGTGCTTCGGCGGTGCCGCCGTGGCGCAGCAGGCGCCGGCCGGCACGGTCGTTTTCGTCTCCGGCCCCGTCGAGCTGGTCAGCGCCGATGGCTCGCGCAAGGTTGTCCAGGCCGGCGCCGCGATCCGCGCGGGCGAGCAGGTCGCCACCGGCGCGGACGGTTATGCGCACGTGCGCATGATCGACAACGCCTTCGTGGCGGTGCGGCCCCAGTCCCGGCTGGCCGTCGAGACGTACGAATACGATGCCACCAACCCGTCGGCCAGCCGCATCAAGCTGCAGCTGTTCGAAGGCAATGCCCGCACCGTCTCGGGCAAGGGCGGCGAGGCCGCCAAGCACAACTACCGTTTCAACACGCCCATGGCCGCGATCGGCCTGCGCGGCACCGACTACACCGTGCTCTCCTCGGACAGCGCCACGCGGGTGTCGGTCGCGCGCGGGGCGGTCGCCGTCACGCCGCTGGGCGGCGGCTGCCAGGCCGACGCGCTGGGCCCGTGCGCAACCGGCAACACGCGCGAACTGAGCGCGAGCACGCAGCACGCCTATCTCGAGGTCAGCGCCCAGAACCGCGTGCCGGTGCTGGTGAAGCCCGAGCAGGATCCGCAGGGCGGCAGCAACCAGAACCCGCAAGGGCGCCCGGAAGAGCCGCGCGCCGACAACCGCCAGGACCTGAAGTCAAAGGACGCCGCCTCGCAGGTCGCAGCCGACAAGATCGCCCTGGCGCTGTCCACGCCCCCCGAGGTGGTGACGCCGCCGCCGCCGCCGCCGCCCGCGCAGTTCGTGTGGGGCCGCTGGTCCACCTACGCCAAGGGCGAAGGCTCCCCGGCCATCACCGCGCTGCTGGACGGCAAGCGCGAGATCGTCTATTCGAACGAGGTGTTCGGCCTGCTGCGCAACGACCCGATCCCCCGGGACATCCCCTCGCAGGGCGCGTTCGCCTTCCAGCTGGCCGGCGGCGAGGCCTATTCGGTGTCGCAGGGCGTGGCCACGCCCGCGCAGGTCAATTCGGGCACGTTCGGCCTGGACTTCAGCAAGCGCACCTTCGAAACCACCCTTTCCGTGCAGCATGCCCAGGGCACGGAACAGCTCAGTGCCAAGGGCAACGTGCAGTTCCAGGGCTTGTTCGTCGCCGATCCCGCGCGCTCGAACATGAACCTCGCAGGCGCGGTGTCCGGCGACGGCACGCAGGCGGCCTACCTGTTCGACAAGCTGTTGGCCAGCGGGAGCCTCCTGGGTGTGGTTCGCTGGGTTCGCTAA
- a CDS encoding tetratricopeptide repeat protein, which produces MWFAGFAKAARGLVTALPVLASILGGGKALAQNDEALRWYTQGLQALEARRFSEARTLLQQAVQADPTFAGAWLDLAIAANADGDPVEAEEFLAILEARFAVPPVIAQRVSELRSVIQRRRNIEARAWVWSAMLQAGTGFDTNANAGLAQSDLTLTFPGGSVVLPIADTQRPRHDGYFASSMLVEGQRPSESGQYEVAASLRSRANAHLHAYDTIDFQTALAYAGGGPAFDGRVPFVAGPWRVAATLQRLWLGNSTLLDSASFSAVHAWPSLRCTPQGGIELSVRHFPVASNLDSHLVWLTGSATCDSPWAGPGARTTAQVRVGYESGRGNFATPAGRPGDDTRHYEATLLQRWGWEGRQGNHRVEAQVQWARAEDTQGYSPLLASNAARRVSRWTGALSYSHPLGVLPVLGGGWLATGTLQAFRQQSNLELFRLRGEVIQLSLQKNW; this is translated from the coding sequence GTGTGGTTCGCTGGGTTCGCTAAGGCGGCTCGCGGGCTTGTCACTGCACTTCCGGTCCTAGCCAGCATCCTCGGCGGCGGGAAGGCGCTGGCCCAGAACGACGAAGCCCTGCGCTGGTACACCCAGGGACTGCAGGCCCTCGAGGCCCGCCGTTTTTCCGAAGCACGCACGCTGCTGCAGCAAGCGGTCCAAGCCGACCCGACCTTCGCCGGTGCGTGGCTCGACCTGGCCATCGCCGCGAACGCGGACGGCGATCCCGTCGAAGCCGAGGAATTCCTGGCGATCCTGGAGGCGCGCTTCGCCGTCCCCCCCGTGATCGCGCAGCGCGTGTCGGAGTTGCGCAGCGTGATCCAGCGGCGCCGGAACATCGAGGCGCGCGCCTGGGTGTGGTCGGCCATGCTCCAGGCCGGGACCGGCTTCGACACCAACGCCAATGCCGGCCTCGCGCAGTCGGACCTCACGCTCACCTTCCCCGGCGGCTCGGTCGTGCTGCCGATCGCGGACACCCAGCGGCCGCGCCACGACGGCTACTTCGCCTCCAGCATGCTCGTCGAGGGCCAGCGCCCCTCGGAAAGCGGCCAGTACGAGGTGGCCGCCAGCCTGCGTTCGCGCGCCAATGCGCACCTGCACGCGTACGACACGATCGACTTCCAGACCGCGCTTGCCTACGCGGGCGGCGGACCGGCATTCGACGGGCGGGTGCCCTTTGTCGCCGGCCCTTGGCGCGTCGCCGCGACGCTCCAGCGCCTTTGGCTGGGCAATTCGACGCTGCTGGATAGCGCATCGTTTTCTGCCGTGCATGCCTGGCCGTCCTTGCGCTGCACGCCGCAGGGCGGCATCGAGCTGAGCGTGCGGCACTTCCCGGTGGCCAGCAACCTCGACAGCCACCTCGTCTGGCTCACGGGCAGCGCCACCTGCGACAGCCCCTGGGCGGGCCCCGGCGCGCGCACGACGGCGCAGGTCCGGGTTGGCTACGAATCGGGTCGTGGCAATTTCGCAACGCCCGCGGGGCGGCCGGGCGACGATACCCGCCACTACGAAGCCACCCTTTTGCAGCGCTGGGGCTGGGAGGGGCGCCAAGGCAACCACCGGGTCGAGGCCCAGGTGCAGTGGGCGCGGGCCGAGGACACCCAGGGCTACAGCCCTCTCCTGGCCTCCAACGCTGCCCGCCGGGTCAGCCGCTGGACAGGCGCCTTGTCGTACAGTCACCCCCTCGGAGTCCTGCCCGTGCTGGGCGGCGGCTGGCTCGCCACCGGGACGCTCCAGGCTTTCCGCCAGCAGTCCAACCTCGAGCTATTCCGACTGCGGGGCGAGGTTATCCAGCTGAGCCTGCAAAAAAATTGGTGA
- a CDS encoding DUF4214 domain-containing protein: protein MRTQISQLYVALFGRAPDAEGLGFWVSKLNAGESMVSIANQMFATDPARAYYPSFLTNQEIIASFYLNVLGRAADAEGLAFWTAKLNASGATPGTVINEMISAVANYVANGGSDPAGLTSAALFNNKVAVAQYYGEHAGNIDDATVVLATVTADPATVTAAKAAIDGGIVGQNGIEVALTTGSDLINGTPVVDTVTGVFGTAATATFNAGDVIDLGAGTKDTLNLVANGVTASDAVIVKNVEIINVTDTLGATVNATLFENGPGINFLSTQTGLTSMVTGASTSGVYGLAGKGNLTVDFASTSGTSDTANVSLAGVGASTTARSTVNVSDTNTIEKVSVATTGTNFVTLAAGSAAGTLTVTGNGTNDFDLSAASATAALLTLDASASTGTNTFRMGTSLGAGDTIKGGTGADTVTTNFTAATLNKPTMTGVETLTADFDAAAILDLGGTTGLTTLTLSGSTADQTINNAPATVTKLTVSSQADNDNDVTFGYAAAAKGDLTLTIGSTSATATAFDLDAVTLKNTSGVTINTLGALKYTTNSIDLNGDQSHTNVNVAAGSVFLPADITSTGSLGNVAITLGAGSIYSGAMYAQNGGGIGDISLSMTGTGDAFDSGGALYIAASGGGDVGDVSVTLNGTDERGGIWLWSDGGNIGDLNLSVTGEDSSGWIYAATSGGDIGNITVNVQGDNAEGDMNVSAAFFSGAAEGGNIGNITITVNGDGASFSGGFDASGGGIGDVTVSITGDDASAGIQLHAGYQWSDDDWVAGGNIGDITFNVNGDGASGTVYASASGGSIGNITFNVEGDAHMHFHVSADFVTYSGAPLEGGNVGNITINLGDSSTASGDINASGGDVGDITITGVGDDISGGLTVEASQQSGLAWAGGGDSSTYLKGGNIGDVTLDINGDNSSYDIDLLASGGDIGTVNLTLNGNGASGEYELAAQSADGNGGNIGPITVNQGDDTAADLYVIIDGETSISWTAGDGASGDIYVSGGEGGASLDVVTMDFGDHGDLGFHISGFSGSFAGLSITTGLDADVDVDVKDIYFGSGPVSITTGASSDVDVEIANSYGGAAALTLAGGDAASTATVDVTGTTPSFGGIVATTWAGMLTADLSAVTVGTTVQAGTGGSSITGTEGADNIFLGAGVDTVHFDTTWTAVDQIFGFTAGAGKDVLDIEFAADLTNNTRTTNTALVVNNGEAVKLTDIAGGQDITTATGLATALTTGEYNLVTADNSSTVNIITASTAASTTYYIFEATDSDANGTLDTVSLVGVVNANTAFSSLIQANVS, encoded by the coding sequence ATGCGTACGCAGATCTCCCAGCTGTACGTAGCTCTTTTCGGCCGCGCACCGGACGCGGAAGGGCTCGGTTTCTGGGTGAGCAAGCTGAACGCAGGCGAGTCGATGGTCTCCATCGCGAACCAGATGTTCGCGACCGACCCGGCTCGTGCGTATTACCCCTCGTTCCTGACCAATCAGGAAATCATCGCTTCGTTCTACCTGAACGTGCTGGGCCGTGCCGCTGACGCGGAAGGCCTTGCGTTCTGGACGGCGAAGCTCAACGCCTCTGGCGCGACGCCCGGCACCGTGATCAACGAAATGATCTCGGCTGTCGCGAACTACGTTGCCAACGGCGGTTCGGACCCGGCCGGCCTGACGAGCGCTGCGCTCTTCAACAACAAGGTCGCCGTCGCCCAGTACTACGGCGAGCACGCCGGCAACATCGACGACGCAACCGTCGTGCTGGCCACTGTCACGGCCGACCCGGCCACCGTCACCGCTGCCAAGGCCGCGATCGACGGCGGCATCGTGGGCCAGAACGGCATCGAAGTCGCTCTGACCACGGGTTCCGACCTGATCAACGGCACGCCCGTCGTCGACACCGTTACTGGCGTCTTCGGCACCGCGGCCACCGCCACGTTCAACGCCGGCGACGTGATCGACCTCGGCGCGGGCACGAAGGACACCCTGAACCTGGTCGCCAACGGCGTCACGGCTTCGGACGCGGTCATCGTCAAGAACGTCGAGATCATCAACGTCACCGACACGCTCGGCGCCACGGTCAACGCGACGCTGTTCGAAAACGGCCCCGGCATCAACTTCCTGAGCACGCAAACCGGCCTGACCTCCATGGTCACCGGCGCGTCCACGAGTGGCGTCTACGGCCTGGCCGGCAAGGGCAACCTGACGGTTGACTTCGCCAGCACGTCCGGCACGAGCGACACCGCCAACGTGTCGCTGGCCGGCGTCGGCGCGTCGACGACGGCTCGCAGCACGGTGAACGTTTCCGACACGAACACGATCGAGAAGGTCTCGGTTGCCACGACGGGCACGAACTTCGTGACGCTCGCCGCCGGCAGCGCCGCTGGCACGCTCACCGTGACCGGCAATGGCACGAACGACTTCGACCTGTCCGCAGCCAGCGCCACCGCTGCCCTGCTGACGCTCGATGCGTCCGCTTCCACCGGCACGAACACCTTCCGGATGGGCACCAGCCTGGGCGCCGGTGACACGATCAAGGGCGGCACGGGCGCCGACACGGTGACGACCAACTTCACCGCTGCCACGCTGAACAAGCCCACGATGACCGGTGTCGAGACGCTGACCGCCGACTTCGACGCGGCCGCCATCCTTGACCTCGGCGGCACGACGGGCCTCACGACCCTGACGCTGTCGGGCTCCACGGCCGACCAGACGATCAACAACGCGCCGGCGACGGTGACGAAGCTGACCGTGTCGAGCCAGGCCGACAACGACAACGACGTGACCTTCGGCTACGCGGCCGCCGCCAAGGGCGACCTGACGCTGACGATCGGCAGCACGTCCGCGACGGCCACCGCGTTCGACCTCGACGCCGTGACGCTGAAGAACACCTCGGGCGTGACGATCAACACGCTGGGCGCTCTGAAGTACACGACGAACTCGATCGACCTCAACGGCGACCAGTCGCACACCAACGTCAACGTGGCTGCCGGCTCGGTTTTCCTGCCGGCCGACATCACCAGCACCGGTTCGCTCGGCAACGTGGCGATCACGCTGGGCGCGGGCTCGATCTACTCGGGCGCCATGTATGCCCAGAACGGCGGCGGCATCGGCGACATCTCCCTGTCCATGACGGGCACGGGCGATGCCTTCGACAGCGGCGGCGCCCTGTACATCGCGGCCAGCGGCGGCGGTGACGTGGGTGACGTCTCGGTCACGCTGAATGGCACCGACGAGCGCGGCGGCATCTGGCTGTGGAGCGACGGCGGCAACATCGGCGACCTGAACCTGAGCGTGACCGGCGAAGACAGCTCCGGCTGGATCTACGCTGCGACGTCGGGCGGCGACATCGGCAACATCACCGTGAACGTCCAGGGTGACAACGCCGAAGGCGACATGAACGTCAGCGCCGCCTTCTTCAGCGGCGCCGCCGAAGGTGGCAACATCGGCAACATCACCATCACCGTGAACGGCGACGGCGCCAGCTTCTCCGGCGGCTTCGACGCCAGCGGCGGCGGCATCGGCGACGTGACCGTGAGCATCACCGGCGACGACGCGAGCGCGGGCATCCAGCTGCACGCGGGTTACCAGTGGAGCGACGACGACTGGGTGGCCGGCGGCAACATCGGCGACATCACCTTCAACGTCAATGGCGACGGCGCCAGCGGCACGGTGTATGCCTCCGCTTCCGGCGGCTCGATCGGCAACATCACCTTCAACGTCGAAGGCGACGCGCACATGCACTTCCATGTGAGCGCGGACTTCGTGACGTACTCGGGTGCCCCGCTCGAAGGCGGCAACGTCGGCAACATCACCATCAACCTGGGTGACTCGTCGACTGCTTCCGGCGACATCAACGCCTCCGGCGGCGACGTCGGCGACATCACCATCACCGGTGTGGGCGACGACATCTCCGGCGGCCTGACCGTCGAAGCCAGCCAGCAAAGCGGCCTGGCCTGGGCGGGTGGCGGCGACAGCTCCACCTACCTGAAGGGCGGCAACATCGGCGACGTGACGCTGGACATCAATGGCGACAACTCGAGCTACGACATCGACCTGCTGGCAAGCGGCGGCGACATCGGCACGGTGAACCTCACGCTGAACGGCAACGGTGCCTCCGGTGAGTACGAGCTGGCGGCGCAGAGCGCGGACGGCAACGGTGGCAACATCGGCCCGATCACCGTCAACCAGGGCGACGACACGGCAGCGGACCTGTACGTGATCATCGACGGCGAGACCTCGATCTCCTGGACGGCCGGCGACGGCGCTTCCGGCGACATCTACGTCAGCGGTGGTGAAGGCGGCGCGTCGCTCGACGTGGTCACGATGGACTTCGGCGACCATGGCGACCTGGGCTTCCACATCTCCGGCTTCAGCGGCAGCTTCGCCGGCCTGTCGATCACGACCGGCCTCGACGCGGACGTCGACGTGGACGTGAAGGACATCTACTTCGGTTCGGGCCCGGTGTCGATCACCACGGGTGCCAGCTCCGACGTGGACGTCGAGATCGCCAACTCGTACGGCGGCGCTGCTGCGCTGACCCTCGCGGGCGGTGATGCGGCCAGCACGGCAACGGTTGACGTCACCGGCACGACGCCCAGCTTCGGCGGCATCGTGGCGACGACGTGGGCCGGCATGCTGACGGCTGACCTGTCGGCTGTGACGGTGGGCACCACGGTGCAGGCCGGCACGGGCGGCTCGAGCATCACGGGCACCGAAGGTGCGGACAACATCTTCCTCGGCGCCGGCGTGGACACCGTCCACTTCGACACGACGTGGACGGCTGTCGACCAGATCTTCGGCTTCACGGCTGGTGCGGGCAAGGACGTGCTGGACATCGAGTTCGCTGCGGACCTGACCAACAACACCCGTACGACGAACACGGCTCTGGTGGTCAACAACGGCGAAGCGGTCAAGCTGACGGACATCGCCGGCGGCCAGGACATCACGACGGCAACGGGCCTGGCAACGGCGCTCACGACCGGCGAGTACAACCTGGTGACGGCGGACAACAGCTCGACGGTGAACATCATCACCGCCTCGACGGCTGCCTCGACGACGTACTACATCTTCGAAGCGACCGACTCGGATGCGAACGGCACGCTCGACACGGTGTCTCTGGTCGGTGTGGTGAACGCCAACACCGCGTTCAGCTCGCTGATCCAAGCCAACGTTTCCTGA
- a CDS encoding glycosyltransferase: protein MTKPNEPATQEFETNPETETAEVPESPGVPEPAPEAPIVTPAPTQAVDKRPGVLYACPMNILDITSGAALSMRTMLSSLAKRGFRVVALQAQMFDSAQGAEHVVAAGEQVKDKAILRAQVLGVEHLIVRTQAVRRPDMRSMEEEIYLRRFREELVTRRPEFIILWGGLLLEMTVMREARQLGIPVIFYLVNAGYTNKDTFQYVSRIVTDTEATAQLYRERHGFECVPIGKFIDPELIKAKERKPEYITFINPSFEKGVNVFMPLAKLAAREAPEIKFLVVQSRGRWGNALQVLKFKAEDFPNVRIIGHQKNMKPVYAATRALLLPSVWHESGARVIAEALINDIPVLASRTGGSAELVGKGGVVFDLPETVRENRGVAATEEVVRPWLEEIKRIWHDEAYYQALTETVREEGKLHDIERNTDRFLRAVEPLVKQAHMARQARAAAKQAATPAPDVKGAVKQALTKKQAKQKAKTSRKR, encoded by the coding sequence ATGACGAAACCGAACGAGCCTGCAACGCAGGAATTCGAGACCAATCCCGAAACGGAAACCGCGGAAGTCCCCGAGTCGCCGGGCGTCCCGGAGCCCGCGCCGGAAGCTCCGATCGTCACCCCGGCTCCCACGCAGGCCGTGGACAAGCGACCGGGCGTGCTTTACGCGTGCCCGATGAACATCCTGGACATCACCAGCGGCGCTGCGCTGTCCATGCGCACCATGCTCTCGTCACTGGCCAAGCGCGGCTTCCGCGTGGTCGCCCTGCAGGCGCAGATGTTCGACTCGGCGCAAGGCGCCGAACATGTCGTCGCCGCCGGTGAGCAGGTCAAGGACAAGGCCATCCTGCGCGCCCAGGTCCTCGGTGTCGAGCACCTGATCGTGCGCACGCAGGCTGTCCGCCGCCCGGACATGCGGTCGATGGAAGAGGAAATCTACCTGCGGCGCTTCCGCGAGGAACTGGTGACGCGCCGGCCGGAGTTCATCATCCTCTGGGGCGGCCTGCTGCTGGAAATGACGGTGATGCGCGAGGCGCGCCAGCTGGGCATCCCGGTGATCTTCTACCTCGTCAACGCCGGCTACACGAACAAGGACACCTTCCAGTACGTCTCGCGCATCGTGACCGATACCGAGGCGACCGCACAGCTCTACCGCGAGCGGCACGGCTTCGAATGCGTGCCCATCGGCAAGTTCATCGACCCCGAACTGATCAAGGCGAAAGAGCGCAAGCCGGAGTACATCACCTTCATCAACCCGAGCTTTGAAAAGGGCGTCAACGTCTTCATGCCGCTGGCCAAGCTGGCGGCGCGTGAGGCGCCCGAGATCAAGTTCCTCGTCGTCCAGAGCCGGGGCCGCTGGGGCAACGCGCTTCAGGTGCTGAAGTTCAAGGCCGAGGATTTCCCGAACGTGCGGATCATCGGGCACCAGAAGAACATGAAGCCCGTGTACGCCGCGACGCGGGCGCTGCTGCTGCCTTCGGTGTGGCATGAGAGCGGCGCGCGCGTGATCGCCGAAGCGTTGATCAACGACATCCCCGTGCTGGCCAGCCGCACCGGCGGCTCCGCCGAACTCGTGGGCAAGGGTGGCGTGGTGTTCGACCTGCCGGAAACCGTGCGCGAAAACCGCGGCGTCGCGGCGACCGAAGAGGTCGTGCGCCCGTGGCTCGAGGAGATCAAACGCATCTGGCACGACGAGGCGTACTACCAGGCGCTCACCGAGACCGTGCGCGAAGAAGGCAAGCTGCACGACATCGAGCGCAACACGGACCGTTTCCTGCGGGCGGTGGAGCCTCTCGTGAAGCAGGCGCATATGGCGCGGCAGGCGAGGGCGGCGGCCAAGCAGGCGGCGACGCCGGCGCCCGATGTGAAGGGTGCCGTGAAGCAGGCCCTGACCAAGAAGCAAGCGAAACAGAAGGCGAAGACCTCGCGCAAGCGCTAG